One genomic window of Actinoplanes lobatus includes the following:
- a CDS encoding single-stranded DNA-binding protein, giving the protein MAGETTITVVGNLTDDPELRFTPSGAAVAKFRIASTPRTLDRQTGEWKDGEPLFLACNIWRDAAEHVAESLTRGARVIVQGRLRQRSYETKEGEKRTVYELEVDEIGPSLRYATAKVQKASRSGGGGGGGFGSSGGGGNRQSGGNSGGGRGNSNDFDDPWATAAPAGGNRSGGGGGNSSFDDEPPF; this is encoded by the coding sequence ATGGCAGGAGAAACCACCATCACGGTCGTCGGCAACCTGACCGACGACCCGGAGCTCCGTTTCACCCCTTCGGGTGCGGCGGTCGCCAAGTTCCGCATCGCTTCGACGCCGCGGACCTTGGATCGGCAAACGGGCGAATGGAAAGACGGCGAGCCACTCTTCCTCGCGTGCAACATCTGGCGCGACGCCGCCGAGCACGTCGCCGAGTCGCTGACACGTGGCGCTCGGGTGATCGTGCAGGGTCGGCTGCGCCAGCGGTCCTACGAGACCAAAGAGGGCGAGAAGCGCACCGTCTATGAGCTCGAGGTCGACGAGATCGGCCCGTCCCTGCGCTACGCCACGGCGAAGGTGCAGAAGGCGAGCAGGTCCGGCGGCGGCGGAGGGGGCGGTTTCGGCTCCTCCGGCGGTGGTGGCAACCGGCAGTCCGGCGGCAACAGCGGCGGCGGTCGTGGCAACAGCAACGACTTCGACGACCCCTGGGCCACGGCTGCTCCGGCCGGCGGCAACCGTTCCGGCGGTGGCGGCGGCAACTCCTCGTTCGACGACGAGCCTCCCTTCTGA
- the rpsR gene encoding 30S ribosomal protein S18 has translation MAKAAALRKPKKKVNPLDKDGITYIDYKDTALLRKFISDRGKIRARRVTGVTSQQQRQIARAVKNAREMALLPYTATAR, from the coding sequence ATGGCTAAGGCTGCGGCGCTTCGCAAGCCGAAGAAGAAGGTGAACCCGCTCGACAAGGACGGGATCACCTACATCGACTACAAGGACACCGCGCTCCTGCGGAAGTTCATCTCCGACCGCGGCAAGATTCGTGCCCGCCGCGTCACCGGTGTGACCTCCCAGCAGCAGCGGCAGATCGCCCGCGCGGTCAAGAACGCCCGTGAGATGGCGCTCCTGCCGTACACGGCCACGGCGCGCTGA
- the rpsF gene encoding 30S ribosomal protein S6: MRHYELMVILDPSLEERTVAPSLDQYLNVIRTAGGSVEKLDIWGRRRLSFEINKKAEGIYAVVDLQATPEAVAELDRQLRLNESILRTKVIRPETR, translated from the coding sequence TTGCGTCATTACGAACTCATGGTGATCCTCGACCCTTCGCTCGAGGAGCGCACCGTCGCCCCGTCGCTCGACCAGTACCTGAACGTGATCAGGACCGCGGGTGGCTCGGTGGAGAAGCTCGACATCTGGGGCCGTCGCCGGCTCTCGTTCGAGATCAACAAGAAGGCTGAAGGCATCTACGCGGTCGTCGACCTGCAGGCGACGCCCGAGGCCGTGGCCGAGCTGGACCGTCAGCTGCGGCTGAACGAGTCCATCCTGCGTACCAAGGTCATCCGTCCCGAGACCCGCTGA
- the rplI gene encoding 50S ribosomal protein L9 — protein sequence MKIILTHEVSGLGTPGDIVEVKNGYGRNYLLPQGFAIQWTKGAEKQVVVIKRAREAREIRDLGQANEVKGQLAGLKVTLKARSGNGGRLFGSITPAEIVDAVKAAGGPALDRRRLELPGHIKTTGSYNVQVKLHPEVTATFPVNVVAAK from the coding sequence ATGAAGATCATCCTCACTCATGAAGTGTCCGGCCTCGGCACCCCCGGCGACATCGTCGAGGTGAAGAACGGCTACGGCCGCAACTACCTGCTCCCGCAGGGGTTCGCGATCCAGTGGACCAAGGGCGCCGAGAAGCAGGTCGTCGTGATCAAGCGGGCCCGCGAGGCTCGTGAGATCCGTGACCTGGGCCAGGCCAACGAGGTCAAGGGCCAGCTGGCCGGCCTCAAGGTCACGCTGAAGGCGCGCTCCGGCAACGGTGGCCGCCTCTTCGGCTCGATCACCCCGGCCGAGATCGTCGACGCGGTCAAGGCCGCCGGCGGTCCGGCTCTCGACCGGCGTCGTCTCGAGCTCCCGGGTCACATCAAGACCACCGGCTCGTACAACGTGCAGGTCAAGCTTCACCCCGAGGTGACCGCGACGTTCCCGGTGAACGTGGTGGCCGCCAAGTAG